In Paraglaciecola sp. T6c, the sequence AACTCTTCGGCGACGTTAGGTGAGGCACCTTCGAATACCAAGGCCGCGCCTAACGTAGGTTCGGTGAGTGCGCCGCCTAAACGCAGCTCACCCCGTTCGCAGGCTGCTTGGGCCAGCTTCAAGTGCTCATCTCGGTGCGCTTCACGCTTTTTTAGATAGTCAGGCTCAACATCGTACGTCAGCAGATAATACATCTCGTTCCCTATTCTTTTTATAAATTCGCAGTGTACATCTTAAAGTAGATTTCAACGTACACAGCATAGATATGAGAAATAGTAGCAAGGAAATAAAGCAGAGTGTGCAAACAGGTGTCAGTCATTATATAAATAAGGTTAATAGTGAAATGTGCAGATAAAACGTAGCTGCTGTTTACTGGCATTAAAGCGTCGTATGATGCTACCGAGTTGCGAAAAAAAAAGACCAGCTAGGCTGGTCTTGATTTCTTTAAGACTCTCTTTAGCGCTATCTTTAACACCGTAGGAATAGCGAGCAGATCGGTCGTGGACTATTTAGGAAGTTTAAAAGTCCAGACGCTGCCACCTTGGTTAAAGTGTTTAACGCGCTGTGCTACATCACCACCCCAAAGTGGAACGGCGCCCCCCCAGCCTGATAATACTGAAATGTACTGTTCTCCGTCCATTTCCCAGGTAACGGGTGAGCCAACTATGCCTGAGCCGGTATTGAACTTGTATTTTATTTCTCCCGTTTTAGCATCAAACGCGAGTAAATAACCTTCAGGGTTACCCATAAACACTAAGTTACCTGCGGTGGCTAAAACGCCTCCCCATAATGGCGCGTAGTTTTGGTAGCGCCACACTTCTTTGCCTGTTTTAGGGTCGATTGCTTTTAATACGCCTATATATCCCTCGTTGATGGGTTTAATAGTAAAACCAGCACCTAGGTAAGCAGCACCCTTTTTATAGGCGGTAGGTTCATTCCATATGTCCATTTCCCACTCGTTGGATGGTACATAAAACAATTCGGTGTCCTTGCTGTAGGCCATAGGCATCCAGTTTTTAGCACCCAAGAAAGCAGGTGCAGACACCACGGATGTGCCTTGCGTGCCGTCTTTTGACTCCGATGGATCGCCAGGGCGGTTGCTATCCACGAAGATAGGGCGCCCATTTTTGTCTAATCCGGAAGCCCATGTGATTTTATCAGCAAACGGGAAGCCTCGAATGTAATCACCGTTCTCACGATTCAATACATAGAAGAAGCCGTTTCTATCCGCAGAGCCTGCCGCTTTGATGGTTTTGCCATTGTCTTTGTAATCGAAAGAAATCAGTTCATTTACGCCATCAAAATCCCAACCATCGTGAGGAGTCGATTGAAAGTGCCACACTATTTTACCTGTGTCTGGGTCAATGGCTAAACGAGACGAAGAAAATAAATTGTCACCCGGGCGAAGGTGAGAGTTCCACGGGGCAGGGTTACCTGTGCCGAAGAAGAGTAAATCTACATCAGGATCATAAGTGCCGCCTAACCAAGGCGCAGCGCCACCGGATTTCCATAAATCGCCAGGCCACGTTTGGCCGGGCTTTCCACCCGATATGCCGTTCTCGGTTTTCTTTCCATCTTTCCATATGTAACCCATATGGCCTTCAACCGTAGGGCGCTCCCACACGAGTTGGCCATTGACTGCATCGTAAGCACGCACTTTACCGACTACGCCAAATTCACCGCCGGCTACACCAGTAATGATCTTGCCTTTAACGATAATGGGAGCTGCGGTGATAGAGTAACCGGCTTTATAATCTTCGACTTTTTTCTTCCAAACCACTTTACCTGTGTCTTTATTCAAAGCGACTAATTTGGCGTCTAACGTACCGAAAATAACGAGTTCACCATACAGGGCGACACCGCGATTGATCACATCGCAACAGGGCATAATACCGTCAGGCAAGCGGGCATCATATTGCCAAAGTTCGTCACCCGTGTTGGCGTCAATGGCATAAACCCGAGAATACGAACCCGTGACGTACATAACGCCATCTTTAATTA encodes:
- a CDS encoding PQQ-dependent methanol/ethanol family dehydrogenase, whose amino-acid sequence is MNNKGMKAVLSLSVLISIALSPAVSANVTDKDILNDQATTDDVVSYGMGLKGQRYSPLSKINGDTVQEIRPVWAFSLGGEKQRGQESQPLIKDGVMYVTGSYSRVYAIDANTGDELWQYDARLPDGIMPCCDVINRGVALYGELVIFGTLDAKLVALNKDTGKVVWKKKVEDYKAGYSITAAPIIVKGKIITGVAGGEFGVVGKVRAYDAVNGQLVWERPTVEGHMGYIWKDGKKTENGISGGKPGQTWPGDLWKSGGAAPWLGGTYDPDVDLLFFGTGNPAPWNSHLRPGDNLFSSSRLAIDPDTGKIVWHFQSTPHDGWDFDGVNELISFDYKDNGKTIKAAGSADRNGFFYVLNRENGDYIRGFPFADKITWASGLDKNGRPIFVDSNRPGDPSESKDGTQGTSVVSAPAFLGAKNWMPMAYSKDTELFYVPSNEWEMDIWNEPTAYKKGAAYLGAGFTIKPINEGYIGVLKAIDPKTGKEVWRYQNYAPLWGGVLATAGNLVFMGNPEGYLLAFDAKTGEIKYKFNTGSGIVGSPVTWEMDGEQYISVLSGWGGAVPLWGGDVAQRVKHFNQGGSVWTFKLPK
- a CDS encoding YciI-like protein gives rise to the protein MYYLLTYDVEPDYLKKREAHRDEHLKLAQAACERGELRLGGALTEPTLGAALVFEGASPNVAEEFAKNDPYVRHGLVKNWHVNEWAIVIGAGIEPI